From one Amaranthus tricolor cultivar Red isolate AtriRed21 chromosome 17, ASM2621246v1, whole genome shotgun sequence genomic stretch:
- the LOC130804267 gene encoding uncharacterized protein LOC130804267, with protein sequence MGGHGGLNILPQKKWNVYNFDNREKVRKDEEAAAKEEQLKREQSRKRDSEFRLQQLRRARGIDPESDIKDTPSQQVVEPESNSVVESKLESKSESNHVNLFEGIKIFDPIQAIEKVREDEGNKKKMKKEEVRVVGPEDEKYRLGYGVAGKGVKAPWYAIKPEKEVEEYEDAKSGKKRKFESGEKIKVKKSVEELREERLKREKLEKERARALILQKRGSNGRYQSDRERRQWH encoded by the exons ATGGGTGGTCATGGAGGTCTAAACATCCTCCCTCAGAAAAAATGGAACGTATACAACTTTGATAATCGCGAGAAAGTTCGAAAAGACGAAGAAGCCGCAGCCAAAGAGGAACAACTCAAACGCGAGCAATCTCGCAAACGTGATTCCGAATTCCGTCTTCAACAACTTCGCCGCGCTCGTGGCATTGATCCTGAATCCGACATAAAAGATACACCTTCTCAACAAGTTGTTGAACCAGAATCAAATTCCGTTGTTGAATCAAAATTAGAGTCAAAATCAGAATCAAATCATGTTAATTTGTTTGAGGGAATTAAGATATTTGATCCAATTCAGGCTATTGAGAAAGTTCGAGAAGATGAAGGGAAcaaaaagaagatgaagaaggagGAAGTTAGAGTGGTGGGACCAGAAGATGAGAAATATAGACTTGGATATGGAGTGGCAGGGAAAGGAGTCAAAGCTCCTTGGTATGCGATTAAGCCTGAAAAAGAGGTTGAGGAATACGAGGATGCAAAGAGTGGAAagaaacggaagtttgagagtGGGgagaagattaaggtgaagaagAGTGTGGAGGAGTTGAGAGAGGAAAGGTTGAAGAGAGAAAAATTGGAGAAGGAGAGGGCACGAGCGTTGATCTTGCAGAAGAGAGGCTCCAATGGCCGCTAtcaaag TGACAGAGAAAGGAGGCAATGGCATTga
- the LOC130804269 gene encoding uncharacterized protein LOC130804269 isoform X1: MLLDKYMAMKNCSSEHHLTQRTVKKDKKRVCNDAVDLETAKTQRLASAEDLSIPSFQVIVMSANMGCSSCRDKVFRVLSKMTGFKEYTVDVRKKQVIIKGDVSFLWSTKDEAS, encoded by the exons ATGTTGTTAGACAAGTATATGGCTATGAAGAATTGTAGTTCCGAGCATCACCTTACACAGAGAACTGTAAAGAAGGACAAGAAAAGGGTGTGCAACGACGCGGTTGACTTGGAAACTGCAAAAACCCAACGTCTTGCATCTGCTGAAGATCTGTCAATCCCTTCT TTTCAGGTCATAGTAATGAGTGCAAATATGGGGTGCAGCTCCTGCCGTGACAAAGTGTTCAGAGTTTTGTCAAAAATGACTG GGTTTAAAGAATACACAGTGGACGTACGTAAGAAGCAGGTGATTATCAAAGGTGATGTTAGTTTTTTGTGGAGCACAAAAGATGAAGCTTCTTGA
- the LOC130804269 gene encoding uncharacterized protein LOC130804269 isoform X2: MAMKNCSSEHHLTQRTVKKDKKRVCNDAVDLETAKTQRLASAEDLSIPSFQVIVMSANMGCSSCRDKVFRVLSKMTGFKEYTVDVRKKQVIIKGDVSFLWSTKDEAS, from the exons ATGGCTATGAAGAATTGTAGTTCCGAGCATCACCTTACACAGAGAACTGTAAAGAAGGACAAGAAAAGGGTGTGCAACGACGCGGTTGACTTGGAAACTGCAAAAACCCAACGTCTTGCATCTGCTGAAGATCTGTCAATCCCTTCT TTTCAGGTCATAGTAATGAGTGCAAATATGGGGTGCAGCTCCTGCCGTGACAAAGTGTTCAGAGTTTTGTCAAAAATGACTG GGTTTAAAGAATACACAGTGGACGTACGTAAGAAGCAGGTGATTATCAAAGGTGATGTTAGTTTTTTGTGGAGCACAAAAGATGAAGCTTCTTGA